GGGTAACGCTAACACCTGGGACGATAACGCTAGAGCGGCTGGCTACACCGTCAACTCATCGCCGGCGGTTGGGGCCATTGCCCAAACCAACGCTGGACCTTTTGGTCATGTCGCCATTGTCGAAGCCGTAATGGGCGGTAATGTGGTGGTCAGTGAAATGAATTATGATAGTAATGGGCATTACCGTTTGGGCTCCTATCCGAGTGGGTATTTCCAGTACATCCATTAAATTTGGGACTAATGACTAACTATTGAAGAAACAATTTCAGTTTAATCTGACCCAGATCGCCGCCGCCGCGGCGGTTTGTTTGGTTCTTGGTGCCGGTATCGGAGCCAAGAACCCTAGTTGGCACTGGGGGAGGGTGGCATCAAACCAGCCCGACTTCACAAGCCTTAGCAGCCTCTATGACACTTTGCAAAAGAAGTTTGATGGCACGCTTGATCCGAATAAGATCTTGGAAGGTGCCAGAGCTGGATTAGTTGGAGCCACTGGTGATCCCTACACGTCTTACTTAACGGCCGAAGAAGCTAGGCAACTCCAAGATAGTTTGGACGGCACTATTTCTGGCATTGGCATTGAGATTGGCATCAAGAATAATCATCTAACCGTGATTGCACCAGTTGCCGGCACCCCAGCCGATAAAGCCGGACTAGCCGCAGGCGATATTATTGCCGCTATCGACGGAGCCGATAGCTCTCAGTTGTCGCTTGATCAAGCCGTTAGCAAAATTCGTGGCGCCAAGGGCACTCAAGTTAAACTGACTATCATCCATGGCTCGCAAGCCTCTCGCGACGTCACAATTACCCGCGATGTCATTACCGTCTCCAGCGTTAAATCCGAAATCAAGCCCGGCAATATCGGCTACATCCAGGTAACTCAGTTTGGTAGCGACACCGCCAGCGCCTTTGCGGCCGCTGCCGCCAAAATGAAACAGGCCGGGGTTAATAAAATCATTCTCGACTTGCGTAGCGACCCAGGCGGCTATTTGGATGC
Above is a window of Candidatus Saccharimonadales bacterium DNA encoding:
- a CDS encoding S41 family peptidase, whose protein sequence is MKKQFQFNLTQIAAAAAVCLVLGAGIGAKNPSWHWGRVASNQPDFTSLSSLYDTLQKKFDGTLDPNKILEGARAGLVGATGDPYTSYLTAEEARQLQDSLDGTISGIGIEIGIKNNHLTVIAPVAGTPADKAGLAAGDIIAAIDGADSSQLSLDQAVSKIRGAKGTQVKLTIIHGSQASRDVTITRDVITVSSVKSEIKPGNIGYIQVTQFGSDTASAFAAAAAKMKQAGVNKIILDLRSDPGGYLDAAQSLASHFLPSGQGIVQERRGSTVTETLRSTGGDLEDVKLV